The genomic window GCATAAGTGCCCAGATTGTATCTGCCTTTTCCAATGCCTCAGATTAGAGATGACTTTGGAGATGGTCTGATCGAGGGGGTTGAGGAGGATACAGAGACTCAGAGGCTGGAGGAACCTCTCATTGCAACTCATTAGAGTGAAAAGCATGTCTGCATTTCTGTAGCTTCAATCCATTCTGAGTCCTGGTTTCTCCCCATAGGTGGGTGAGATTATCTACATCTCAGAGGAGATTATGGGCCTGACTGTCCTGGCTGGTGGGGTGTTCATCCCAGACGTCAGTACAAGTGTAATTGTGACACATTAAGACCTGGGAGATATTAACATTCCCTACTCTGTGGGCTGAAACAATTTTGACATCACTGCGGAGTCAGCTCCTGTGATGTGGTAGGAAAAATGGTCATAATGATGGTAATCATATAAGTAACTAAATACctaactgtaaaatgtaatctCGACTGAAATCTTAATGTTGAAATTTAACAACCATTGAATTTATAGCAAAGCAAAGCTGAAATACTATACTTTGCCAAATCTGAATGAATGTACTTTAAATTCCCCTTTCAAATTTTCATTCATGCTGTGCAATTTCAAAAACATTGTATACAATTTGTTATAGGGTTCAGAATTCCAGATATAAATTCAAGTATGCAATATTGAAAAACTATATTCAGACTGTTCAAATTCAGTAAGCAATTGAATGTCAAAATTCAAACACAGAAACTAGGATCAAAAGACTTAAAGAACATCATTCAGTAGGTCAGAAGTCTGATCATTTACATTCAGGCATTATTGCTTATCCTCAGTATCCCAGATGTTCAGAATTTCACAACTTGAATTTAGGATCTGAATTCAGacaattagatttaaaaaaatatatatatttgtgcaaTTGAATTACAGATAGTGGGATTCACGCACTGAATGTTAATTTAGATTTAGTTTTcaacaattatatatttttaaattattgtgtCATAGTTGCAAATACTTTAATGTTAAGCCCCAAATGGAACAGAGACCAAATCTATGAGGGCCAAAAATTCCCAacaatgacatacagtatgttctttACATAGCCTACATTTACTGAGGAGGAGTCTTACCCATTGATCCCAGTTGGACCAACTTGCGCTAAGGGAGGTAAATCAGTTAAGCCtaacattaattacattttttaattagcAAGGTGTTCTgccaatttaacattttgaactGGGTGCACACTATATGGCAATGTCAAATTTAACACCAAACAAACTCTAAAAAGCTGTGCCACTTAAACTTATTTAAGTTGTGCCAcctatatttttttatagtgtAGCATACTAGTTAGCctatgttttagtttttcaaacCCCATTCCCATATCAAAATTTTATTTAGCTCCTTGGCCCCACTCAAAACCTGCTGATAAATATTGTATAGTTATTTTATAGCATTCCAGTATCGTAGTTTGTTTTTCCTATataatctgcaaaaaaaactcCCTATATAATATCTATAAGTAACTATTCAAAACCAGTCTGGTCGAGGGGCGTCTCTTGTGTAGTTCTGTAATCCTAGCTACGCCCCTGATCTGTCATGGACCAAACCTAGATTATGAACATACTGCCAGTGTTAATAGAAGTGTTCAAAACCTTTACGACATCAACAATTTacattaatcattcattttattgccAATGCAAATGAGCACAAAAATATTAGACCTATAgcctatgtgtttgtgtttgcgcTACAGGAACAGCCTGCCGCGGTTGCAACAACATTAATTGCCATTCGCCACTCATTGTAAACGATTTCCTTCACGACGAATCCATATGTTCTGAGCGGAAGGACAGTAATCTGTAATTTAAGAAGTATTtacataataatttaaataatgtttgttatggtcaaacattcagtcagcagagtggcgcagcggaagcgtgctgggcccataacccagaggtcgatggatcgaaaccatcctctgctatgtgttttctttatgaTACGATGTTTCACTATTCCGTTCCCGCTATCATATGTTACTGTTGGGTAACTACTAACTattcaatgaaaatgtttcatttttgttacattttgttaaaaCGGTTTATTTTGCTATCCGGGCATGGACACACTACAatgatgcacacacataaataaaaactgtcaaGGACAAATTTGCTATTCTATCAACTCCTCAATGCAATAGGAGATTAACATTGGATCTGTGTAAAATTAGCACCCTGTTCatagttttaaatgaaaaacatttcatttttaaatcaccTAATGTTCAGTGTTTCAGCACTTTGCTATGTAGCTGCTATACTGTTTACATCATGTCTGCACGTAATGTATTTATGCTTCCTCAAAATGATAACATCTTTGTCCGAATATATTGTACTTTTATCACAACATTAGAGCTACATATTACTTACTATTACTGAACATGTCAGCCATTATTTAGATTGCTCCAACCAGCCAGCAGAGGGCAATGTTGTGTCACATTTAATTTGGACCTGTTTAACTATCATAATcagacttttttcattttatttattttttgttgttgtacgTTACCATCAAAAATAGAAGGTAAGAGAGTACAAGTGACACAAAATTCAGGTGatcataaatcatatttatattactataaaaaataagtataaatatattaaaagtagagtagagttttaaaaatatttcacagtataaacagtaataatacaaataagaaATACAGTAATAATTTTAAACTCCATTACATGATTTGTccactgcattaaaaaaaatgtttatgtgttttttattcttctatACGTTCACATAGCGTTATGTAATTAGGATACTAAAAAGGGTGCATTCAAAACAAAagtctatttctatttttgcagAAAACTAGGCAACTATTTTAGTGGTAACtagattttaattatttgaattgAGTTAAAAGTATGTTTGACTCAAATACATTGATCAGCGGATGACTCAAGAATAGTCTTTAACCAAACTTTAATGACATAGTACATGATAGTTTTgaacacatataaaacacaaaaatatgtttaaaaactttttaaatgtagttttactTTCAAATTAAGTGAAATATAATCATTTTCTAACAGGGAAGTCTGTTAAAACACTCAAACAATATGCCTACAATGGTTCTTGCAGCCTGGAGGCAATCGTTACACCCTGCGATTTTGTAGCTATGATAAAATCTCGTACGCTAGCTAGCAACACCTACATTAGCATAGATTgttcatattcatttttaaccAATCATCTGGAGATAAAATTGATATGCGTTTAAATTCAAGTCATCTAAACCTTTGACAGCAGAGGAAAATTACTGTGCATCCAAAAAGTAACTTTCACACATCGTAAAAAAAATTTTGCGAAAAAACTTTCTGCTGAGTTGAAATTATCCTGAGCCTTTTCCCGAGAGAGAATCCTACTGAGCATATGCAGAGTAAGTGTGTTTTACAACTGTtgcaaatgttacatttaaagcTTGAGTGCAAGACTTTTGGCTTAATTTTTAAGCCCTGGAGTTTGCTGCGTCGCAAAACATTCCCAAACTATAAAGCTAGAGAAGCAGGCTATCCACATCTTGCCAGAGTCAATCTCCACTACCCCGACTGGGTACATCTGTTAAACTATGAGTGGTGCTGGTTGTCACCTAAGGCAGATTATGCTTGTACTTGGAAGTCCAATGTGAGTATGACTTTGAATTGCAGTAATAGAATAATCAGGCATCCCCACACTGCCAAAAGAAAGGTTTTTTACCACAGACATGTTGCCTAATAGTTTTCTTGATTAAtaaattttttatatttgtgtataaaatgttggaaaacagtgaaaaaagtCTGTTACAATTTCCCAGAGGCCGACATGAGACATCCCTACATTGTACAACCAACagcccaaaacacacaaacaaaaatcagaTGAACTTACATGACGTCCTCCCCATCACCTTCAAAGCTTTTGAACAGTATAATCTTGCCTTAACTCTCCTCTGCAACCACCACTCAACTCAACCACATGACCTCCACCATAGGACCTGTAAGAAAGCTGAGGTGATGGGTTATTTGGTGGAGGTTTGCTGTCATGCAACATTTTGCCTTCTGTGTCATACAGAGCTActtgtctgtcagtctgtctctctgtatctctaTTTCAGTCCTTCTAAGGGCTGGCCACATAATGACAGACCTGCTGTATATTAAGGTACCCTGCCCATGCGTCCTCTCCCAGTCACCTCCCTTTTCACGGGCCCATATAAGCCTCTTACTCAAGGGGGGCACCACTTTCCAAGGAAGAATCGTGCACAAGCATTTGGAAGGCTAGCTAGTTTGCTAATTGGATCCTCTGAATAAGCCTAGCAATGGACAACCATTCGTACAACTTCCCCTCCGACTGCACCCCGCTTACCAACTGCAAATCTGCCCGTAAGCCAGCTGGATCCACCGTGGTGAACATGGGCAACACTGGCAAGAATCCTCCCCGGGACTATCTAGTCTGGTCCCTGTGCAACACCTTGTATGTCAACTTCTGCTGCCTGGGATTCATGGCTCTCGTCTACTCCATCAAGGTGAAGTTTTGTGTGTTACTTTTGTGCAACTTTTAGCATGTAACTttcagttttgaccattttaatgGATCACGCAATATCCAGGAAATTAAATGAGGTATCAGAAGGATGACTAAAACAATGATTGGAGGGTGATGATTTCCAGCAAAATCCACACAACACAAAGTCCAAACtattgttcattgtttttattcacaatattttacattgttgttgttataatacCTTTTTTAATGTCAGACATAGGCAACTgtaatttaaactttaattaaagTGACGTTAGTGTCTTTGAACATATCCCAGACTCTCAAACATTGATGTATTCTTTGTGAGAAAGGAGAACAATTTGGAAAATAGTTGCAATTCTACAATAGGACATTTGATCTGAGAGTGCCAACTGGGTACCAATGATTAATATGTAATGCCTCCTGTGATGTAAATGCAAGAAACATGTAAAATGTGGGTTGAGCTGGCAAGGACAGGGGACATGTAGTGGCAAATGTCACAGATGAATGTCAAcactaaaatgtaatttctgaaataacaaaaagcaCCCAGCTATTACTTTTCAACCGAACTTCATTTTGGCACAGCTAGATTTATGATGCCAGACGTGTGCAACTGATAGGACAAAGAAAAGTAGGGTACATTAAACATGTATTTCTGTCAAGAAAACCTCATTATATTTCCAACATTATAGAGACTTgttacagtgtttattttactgGTCAGATGGCACACACAGTGGACAGTTGGTGTGTTGTTTACCACAGGAATGGGTCTGTGGAAAAACAGGAATGTAAACCAAAATGTTTGTTCACCAAGAGACAGCCAAAAGTTCCTTGAAATGTAGGATTGGACAAAATGTATGACTACCTGAATAAAAGGTCTCTAAAAACTCACCACAAAAGGGTGTGTATACCCTTCTTGTAATCTGCCTACATAGGGTACAGCTCTGAATTACAAGCACAGTATTGGCCAAGAGCTCAAATTAAAGACAGGGACTGGCTGCTTGTCTGGGGAGTTAAAAATGGCGTAATTGGCATCTTCCTAATGGGCAAGTACTCATGGGAAATTAGAGAGTGCTAGGGAAAGACTCAGCATGGTCTGTTCCAAAATATACAGATAGGGTTAGAAGCAGCTCAAGGATTTCATACAGTATCACTTCAGCCTTGCTCAATTTGGAACCTAGAAAAACTGTGTTGTTAAAATGAAATCTGTTATTAACTGGCTGTAAACAAAGACTTTTTTGGCCCTCCTCCCCTCACTATTTACAGTATACATGAGTGGAGATGCCAACTAAGcatttttgttctttatgtTCCTTTTGTCTTTAGACATATTTGGCTGGGCTGTGCAATAGAGACATAACTTTTGGAAAACTGTGATTCTTGATTTCTGTAGTCATTTAAACTTACTTCAGTTGACGCATGCaataatgtgagtgtgtgtgtgtgtgtgtgtgtgtgtgtgtgtgtgtgtgtgtgtaggctagGGACCAGAAGACTCAGGGCAACCTGCAATTGGCCCAGGAGTGTTCAGACAAGGCCAAATGGTACAACATCCTGGCAGCCGGATGGAACATGCTGATTCCTCTTCTGGCTGTCGTCCTGCTCGTCCTCCTGCTGGTCCACCTGGGCTCGTCCCAGGGCTCCTTCGACTTCTTAGGAGAGGATGGCTTCCAAAACTTCATGAAACTGTTCAGCTGGTAGATTGGGAcgaagagagagaagaataaaacacatatgTCTCCGATTCAACCCATTTACACCAACTGTTCAGAGAGAGCATTACATTTGATTCAGCACATGAAAATTGACATAATAGCATACCTAGCCAGGCGATAACGGTTTTAGTTCTCCTATTCTACCTGGAAGTCAGACATTGTGCTGAGATTCCCAAATCCAATAAAAGTAAATTTTTTCTTTGCTActtttatacacaaacacaattctGGAAAAGGATTGTGGATATGTGTGTGGAAAACAACAGATATAATCATACAGTTTTTGAACTAGTGACCTTAAACGATGTAACAAAAGCAATACACAGGTTTAGTACAGCATCAATCAGAATTGATATTGTAAGAGAAACGTTAGTATCAGTGTATCCCTATGAAGTTAGTATTAAGTGAGTTCAGTTTATACCTGCCAGTCTGTCAGACATGGTCAGTAGAGAGAAAACTGACTGAAGTgtgaaatagaaaagaaaagaaacaaacaagcaaactaGGACTAAGAAATTAATTCAGGAGGAGAGATTGAGAAAGCGGCTAATATCTgtcatttttgttgttatttattgtatttatgttCAATGGAAATTTAGATGACAGCTGAATTTACAGTATCTGTAGTCAGGatagaaagagaaggaggagtggAAAGGACTGTGGAGCCAAACTCTGAATGCCAATAATAATGAGAAGCCTCTTGGCAAAGGACAATCAACATTCACCTcccatcacttttttttttcaaatgttttaaaatgtttactgttacaacatacatatattttgtcattataCATGTACTtaattttagtattttgttgttttaaggttttgttttttgttttttgtttttgttttttacataatCTTGGTGCCAATTTATTGTGAGTGAGTTAAATAAACCAGATACTGTTAATTCAGTATTGCGTTGAAAAACATGAGCATTACATTTTTCCTTCACATGATGTGCCATAATAGTAAACATCAACAATTTTCAGGTCTTTTTCAGGTCCTCTTTTCTAAAGAACAAGACTGATGAAGAGAAGATGTTCGCTCAAATGGCTCTTGCGGTTCTGCTGCTGCACCTACACCCAACTTTAAAGTAATCATTTTAGGCTTCATATGTTTGATTCTTGGGCGGGTCTGAGGAAACAGGCATGGTTGTTTTCATCCCAGCTGTGTGCCTGCTGCTGTACCAACTATATACAGAACATCCCATTTTAGGAAACGGTATAAATGTCTCCTCAGTTGTAAGGCAGGGCCGCCCAAGCAGACCACTACAGAGGAGTCAGTAGCTATGAGGAGGCATGCAGCATGAGTAGATGTCTCATTTCCACTCAATCTGTTCTTAGACACAGGAATGATCACAGACTGAATGGCACACATTTCTTGGATGATTTTCCTTTGCTGGCTGGTTAGAGTCCTAAGAAACTCCTAGGATCCTGAGCCAATGtatatttatcacatttttgccAAACCTTTCTAACACTGCTTGATCCCACATTTAGGGTTCACCATTCATCATATGTTGTGCTGCCAAatcacatatttttatattatattccaaTATTTTGAAGTAAACATGCAGTGCTTGATTACATGTATTACAGCAATTTTGGCACACATTACTGTCATGTACAAATCCTGTTTTATAGGGGTATGGATTCTCTTATcttatgattttattatttggaTTTGGAGAGAAATGTGGAGGTATAAAGTATGCAGTGGTAAGGAAAGTTGATGAATACATGCACATCAAGGTGTCAACAGAGAGAGAATCAAGTCTAGGCATACATATGGTATGTGAAATTCATCCAGATGCCCTTGAGCAAGTCAGAGACAAAATCTGAACGTGCTATGTAAATGCCCTTTGAGGTTTCATTTGCCCTTCGGCTTCTTGTACCTATCTTTGATGACTTGGGTGTCCTGCTCCTCCTGACCTCCCACTGTTTGGACTCCCATCATACTTGCAGCCTCTCCTGTGctcacaactttatttatatgcacCTAAATCACTGCCTCTAGTTTCCAACTTTCTATTTTCTTCCTGTGGTCTGGGAGAAATGGTTACAGATGTCTGTGTCGTGGAGAATTACAGGCTAGGAGACAGCATTGCAGAGGGAGGTGGCGCTAACTTCTCTTTCTGGGAGCTGTTGGCAGCAGTCGATGCCTGGAGTACATATGTAGAAAggatacatacagtacacaaatTGATGATATTGTATCGTTCAGGGCCATCAAACATATCTTACCTTTAAACCTTAACTTGAACATGCATTCCTAACCAAATGTCAGTCATGAAAAGTGTTTTCTGAAAAAAAGTGGAGTTAGTTCACTTTTAGTCAAACTTAAACCAACTGACATGTTTATGGTGTATATTAACACATCAACAGATTTTCAACACAGTTGACAAAGTTTAAATGTGTCATTCTTTTACATTTACCTGTTATCCATTTTACTGTCTAAAGCCCAATAAAAGGCCTAGCAGCCCCTAGAGGTTGAAATGTTGTATTGCACACCACGGTGCAGAAATGCTTAACAGAACATGCAGACTAAATTAAGGCATTGTATCCTGAGTGCAAAGCTAACATTTTGGCCCCAAAGGCACAAAGCTCACAAACTGCCCAATCTGATGAGTTAATCTTCATGGAATTATCGATATGCTCAATCTACTCATTAGATTTTTATTCAAAGAAAATTTTATGGCAAACATTGTAAATATCTTAgtttatttgttaatttgtaAGGGGCAGTTCAGAGAACACTGTCAGTTGCAGGAAACGGTGTCTGATGTACTGTACACATATATAGCCAAAGCTAACTTCAAACACCCTTCCCTCAATGGGCACTGATTATATCATACAAGCATAcatagacaaaaacatgaattaacatCCAGGCAGTTATAAACTTTTTAATCCTATACCTGAAAAATCATTTGTAAACTTTGATTCAAAAGCTCTTGTTTGAACAGTAAGGATGTACAGATATGTACAAAACTGGATTAAACATAGTATATTGTCAGGTAGACGCTGCCTTTCACAGCcgttatttaaatgtgttaactGCCACATTAATGCAAGCTAATTATCTTCTGCCTCAACAACTTGgctacaaaaaaacacatttaagcaTAAAACCCACTCATCAACTTTTCGTGTCTAAACTAGTCCCACACAATGCAAATATCAGTTTCCAGCATATTTGCCTCAGGGATGTTCTGTCACATACACTCCAgatgttttctcttctcttcataTCAAATTGAAAACAGGTTGAATTACTTTGGAGTTACACAGAATCTGaacgaaaagacacatttattgCAGCAGTACAATCACTCATACTGTTGATGAGGCATTCTGCAACAATTACTGGATTTGGATTTTTGAATCGTCGGTGGGTCAGAAAAATTTATTGTATGATTACATAATTGAACCCTCTTTTTGTGGTCAATTTTACCCCATTTGATGTATAATGTctctaaataaaatgattaacatcattttttggcttcatatttaatgacCTATCCTAATTTAATAGGGACAACTGGGTAAACAAAATTAACATATGTTTCCAATGTACTGTACACATTTTTAGTGCAGTTGTGTTCTTTGAGGTCAATTTGGTCCCAGGCTGTTTTAGCTGTGTAATAGAAAGGCACTAACATAATCATACCTATAGTAGTGTATGAACTACTGATAGTTTAAACAACatgaaggaaggagaaaacagAATTCCCACAAACTTCTCACACTATGGGGGCGGGGGAAATGTGGTTCCTGTGTAGACATTTATAGTTCACACAACATGTTGGTGCTCTGTGTGCTCTATATTGACAGGGGactgttaatgtttaatgtgttaacttaaaacattttgcagCATCAGACAGgagatttttgtcttttttctctctgactttttctgcactacatttttgttttttgggacCTTTATTAATTTGTATATACTAGTGTTATTTTCGTTTCAAACTCCACTCTTTCTATCTTGATTTAAGTATTTACTTCAGTGATTTACTTTAATGATTAGCCTTTCTTTACAATCCAGGCCCTCACATGATTGCTAATTGATGTCTGATTGCATTTTGTGGGCTATGTCCCTTCACACAATACATACCCAGCAAACTGGCCAAatatgatatcaatatattgggAGAATGTGATGCA from Scomber scombrus chromosome 6, fScoSco1.1, whole genome shotgun sequence includes these protein-coding regions:
- the LOC133982408 gene encoding interferon-induced transmembrane protein 5-like, which gives rise to MDNHSYNFPSDCTPLTNCKSARKPAGSTVVNMGNTGKNPPRDYLVWSLCNTLYVNFCCLGFMALVYSIKARDQKTQGNLQLAQECSDKAKWYNILAAGWNMLIPLLAVVLLVLLLVHLGSSQGSFDFLGEDGFQNFMKLFSW